A portion of the Halopelagius inordinatus genome contains these proteins:
- a CDS encoding long-chain fatty acid--CoA ligase: MPGATDQTLRPFLWRASKLYPDREVVSRTHDGIERYTYGEYQERVAQLANALEAAGVSRGDRVGTFCWNHHRHFEMYFAAPSMGGQLHTVNPLLPDHHIQYIVENAADELLFVDPSLIEKLEDAYDEEAFASVEQYVVTGSEVPETSLSPVTDYESFVADRDAEYDWPDLPEEQPAGMCYTSGTTGKPKGVEYTQQMLWGHTMATLPESGLDLRSSDVVMPVVPMFHVNAWGLPFSTTAAGAKHVYPGPSPSPEDLATLIEEEGVTLTAGVPTVWLGLLEYLDENDADISSLERIVIGGAGAPKSVIRRFDEEYDVDVLHAWGMTELSPIGTVAHLKPGMESWDEEDKYDKRAKQGLIASGLEMRVVGDGGEEIEWNGEDFGELWVRGPWVTTEYYERPEANEEDFEGNWLKTGDVVTVDEEGYVQIVDRAKDVIKSGGEWISSVELENSLMAHDDVSEATVVGVPHERWQERPVAFVVPREGADREALQSDLTEMVASEFPKWWVPDDVLFIEEVPKTATGKFDKKVLREEYDDESLIAGKTPDDAAPESND; this comes from the coding sequence ATGCCCGGAGCAACCGATCAGACGTTGCGGCCGTTCCTGTGGCGCGCGAGTAAACTCTACCCCGACAGAGAGGTCGTCTCGCGGACGCACGACGGCATCGAACGGTACACTTACGGCGAGTACCAAGAGCGCGTGGCCCAGTTGGCCAACGCCCTCGAAGCGGCCGGCGTCTCGCGCGGCGACAGGGTCGGGACGTTCTGTTGGAACCACCACAGACACTTCGAGATGTACTTCGCCGCTCCGTCGATGGGCGGGCAACTGCACACCGTCAATCCGCTGTTGCCGGACCACCACATCCAGTATATCGTCGAGAACGCGGCCGACGAACTGCTCTTCGTCGACCCCTCGCTGATCGAGAAACTAGAAGACGCCTACGACGAGGAGGCGTTCGCGTCCGTCGAACAGTACGTGGTGACGGGAAGCGAGGTACCGGAGACGTCGCTGTCGCCGGTGACCGACTACGAGTCGTTCGTCGCCGACCGAGACGCGGAGTACGACTGGCCCGACCTGCCCGAAGAGCAACCCGCAGGGATGTGTTACACCTCGGGGACCACGGGGAAGCCGAAAGGCGTCGAGTACACCCAACAGATGCTGTGGGGGCACACGATGGCGACGCTTCCGGAGTCCGGACTCGACCTCCGGTCGTCGGACGTGGTGATGCCCGTCGTGCCGATGTTCCACGTCAACGCGTGGGGACTCCCGTTCTCGACCACCGCCGCGGGCGCAAAGCACGTCTACCCCGGCCCGTCCCCCTCGCCGGAGGACCTCGCGACTCTCATAGAGGAGGAAGGCGTCACCCTCACCGCGGGCGTCCCGACGGTGTGGCTCGGACTCTTGGAGTACCTCGACGAGAACGACGCCGACATCTCCTCGCTCGAACGCATCGTCATCGGCGGGGCGGGGGCCCCGAAATCCGTCATCCGGCGGTTCGACGAGGAGTACGACGTCGACGTCCTCCACGCGTGGGGGATGACGGAACTGTCACCCATCGGAACCGTCGCGCACCTCAAGCCGGGGATGGAGTCGTGGGACGAGGAGGATAAATACGACAAACGGGCCAAACAGGGCCTCATCGCCTCCGGACTGGAGATGCGCGTCGTCGGCGACGGCGGCGAGGAAATCGAGTGGAACGGCGAGGACTTCGGCGAACTGTGGGTCCGCGGCCCGTGGGTGACGACGGAGTACTACGAACGCCCGGAGGCGAACGAGGAGGACTTCGAGGGGAACTGGCTGAAGACGGGCGACGTGGTGACCGTAGACGAGGAGGGATACGTCCAGATAGTGGATCGAGCGAAAGACGTCATCAAATCCGGCGGCGAGTGGATATCGAGCGTGGAACTGGAGAACTCCCTGATGGCGCACGACGACGTCTCGGAGGCCACCGTCGTCGGCGTCCCGCACGAACGCTGGCAGGAACGCCCCGTCGCGTTCGTCGTCCCGCGAGAGGGCGCAGACCGCGAGGCGTTGCAGTCCGACCTCACCGAGATGGTCGCGTCGGAGTTCCCGAAGTGGTGGGTTCCCGACGACGTGTTGTTCATAGAGGAGGTTCCGAAGACGGCCACCGGGAAGTTCGACAAGAAGGTGCTTCGCGAGGAGTACGACGACGAGTCGCTCATCGCCGGGAAGACGCCCGACGACGCCGCACCGGAATCCAACGACTGA
- the menE gene encoding o-succinylbenzoate--CoA ligase has product MRDWLSHRVRVTPDATALLLASTGDSWTFAELDEMVAETAGHLAALGIESGDHLGVVMETRVAYVRLLHAAMRLGTVLVPLGDGLTETELRAQAETADLTALVCGAETERRAVDATESVPVVSVDSPTTDAASSLSDVSPETVAPASWDLDDTQLLLFTSGTTGDPKAVRLRMRNLLSSAVASAFRLGFDPADKWLVALSLHHMGGIAPVLRMPLYGMTVVLRSEFRAGATADDIERYDVTAVSLVPTMLRRMLKKRGTLSESLRVVLLGGAPASTELIERCRNYSVPVYPTYGMTETASQIATARPKEAFRNVGTVGRPLYWTEVTVLDETGTPVDGDETGELVVSGPTVTPGYYGDDEATAEAFCEYGLRTGDAGYVDSAGRLYVLNRVDDRIITGGENVEPGEVVDVLRSHPDIRDAAVVGVPDDEWGERVGALVVRASEAVTRDVVEEYARERLAGFKLPRIVAFADELPRTVSGTVKRDAVRERLEAVGEETEAEPTESETVDGSDDGGDEDVEPGNEESVESEGDEGVESENDEGVESENDDAPADSPE; this is encoded by the coding sequence ATGCGCGATTGGCTCTCTCACCGGGTTCGGGTGACGCCCGACGCGACGGCGCTTTTGCTCGCCTCCACCGGGGATTCGTGGACGTTCGCCGAACTCGACGAGATGGTAGCGGAGACGGCGGGGCATCTCGCCGCCCTCGGAATCGAGTCGGGCGACCACCTCGGCGTCGTCATGGAGACGCGCGTCGCCTACGTCCGTCTCCTCCACGCCGCGATGCGTCTCGGGACGGTACTCGTCCCGTTGGGCGACGGGCTGACCGAGACCGAACTCCGGGCGCAAGCGGAGACGGCGGATCTGACCGCCCTCGTCTGCGGGGCCGAAACCGAACGGAGAGCGGTCGATGCCACCGAGTCGGTACCGGTCGTCAGCGTCGACTCGCCGACGACGGACGCGGCGAGTTCGCTCTCGGACGTCTCTCCCGAGACCGTCGCCCCCGCCTCGTGGGACCTCGACGACACGCAACTGCTCCTCTTTACCTCCGGGACGACGGGCGACCCGAAGGCGGTCAGGCTCCGGATGCGGAACCTGCTTTCGAGCGCCGTCGCCTCCGCGTTCAGACTCGGCTTCGACCCCGCGGACAAGTGGCTCGTCGCCCTCTCTTTGCACCACATGGGCGGCATCGCGCCCGTGCTCCGGATGCCGCTGTACGGGATGACAGTCGTCCTCAGATCGGAGTTCCGGGCGGGGGCGACGGCCGACGACATCGAACGCTACGACGTGACGGCAGTCTCTCTCGTCCCGACGATGCTCCGCCGGATGCTCAAAAAGCGCGGGACGCTCTCGGAGTCGCTGAGGGTCGTCCTCCTCGGCGGCGCGCCCGCGTCGACGGAACTGATAGAGCGGTGTCGAAACTACTCGGTCCCCGTCTACCCGACGTACGGGATGACGGAGACGGCCTCTCAGATAGCGACCGCACGCCCGAAAGAGGCGTTCCGGAACGTCGGCACCGTCGGCCGACCGCTCTACTGGACGGAGGTGACCGTCCTCGACGAGACGGGGACGCCGGTCGACGGCGACGAGACGGGCGAACTGGTCGTTTCGGGGCCGACGGTCACGCCGGGCTACTACGGCGACGACGAGGCGACGGCCGAGGCGTTCTGCGAGTACGGTCTGCGGACGGGCGACGCGGGGTACGTCGATTCGGCGGGCAGGCTGTACGTCCTCAACCGAGTGGACGACCGAATCATCACCGGCGGCGAGAACGTCGAACCCGGCGAAGTCGTCGACGTGCTCCGGTCGCACCCGGACATTCGAGACGCCGCCGTCGTCGGTGTCCCCGACGACGAGTGGGGCGAACGCGTCGGCGCACTCGTCGTTCGCGCCTCCGAGGCGGTGACGCGCGACGTCGTCGAGGAGTACGCCCGAGAGCGACTCGCGGGCTTCAAACTCCCGCGAATCGTCGCGTTCGCCGACGAACTGCCCCGAACCGTCTCGGGGACGGTGAAGCGAGACGCCGTCCGCGAACGCCTCGAAGCGGTCGGCGAGGAGACAGAAGCGGAACCCACAGAGAGCGAAACGGTGGACGGGAGTGACGACGGAGGCGACGAAGACGTCGAACCGGGGAACGAGGAGAGCGTCGAATCGGAGGGCGACGAAGGCGTCGAATCAGAGAACGACGAAGGCGTCGAATCAGAGAACGACGACGCCCCCGCCGACTCGCCGGAGTGA
- a CDS encoding SDR family oxidoreductase, with product MVHVELAEDDVTVNAICPGIVDAPMWNPVLTPTLGEDYEDTIERAIPLGRDQSPEDMGRLAVFYATNPNVTGRALAVDGGILQSVL from the coding sequence ATGGTCCATGTCGAACTCGCCGAGGACGACGTGACGGTCAACGCCATCTGCCCCGGCATCGTGGACGCGCCGATGTGGAATCCGGTGTTGACCCCGACGCTCGGAGAGGACTACGAGGACACCATCGAACGCGCCATCCCCCTCGGACGCGACCAGTCGCCGGAGGACATGGGTCGTCTGGCCGTCTTCTACGCGACCAATCCCAACGTCACCGGACGGGCACTCGCGGTGGACGGCGGTATCCTCCAGAGCGTCCTCTGA
- a CDS encoding cold-shock protein, whose amino-acid sequence MANGKVDFFNDTGGYGFISTDDGDLDDDEDVFFHMEDVGGEDLTEGTEVEFDIESSPKGPRAANVVRQ is encoded by the coding sequence ATGGCAAACGGTAAGGTTGACTTCTTCAACGACACAGGCGGCTACGGTTTCATCTCGACTGACGACGGCGACCTCGACGACGACGAAGACGTGTTCTTCCACATGGAAGACGTCGGCGGCGAAGACCTCACGGAAGGGACGGAAGTGGAGTTCGACATCGAATCCTCGCCGAAGGGCCCGCGCGCGGCGAACGTCGTCCGGCAGTAA
- a CDS encoding N-acyl homoserine lactonase family protein, whose amino-acid sequence MVDASVRLLDRGRVVADAGFVLDGYTMGTAADPNPAHEMREFVVWNAVVDHPEGTFLWDTGSDPRAGEGYWPDPLYAAFEHVDADEHALSDDLAAAGYAVSDIDAVVMSHLHLDHAGGLSAFEGTDVPIYVHEEELKFAYYSAKTDQGSIAYLASDFDRDLNWNVVHRRRHTLAADFELLHLPGHTPGVLGARIDLPEETVLIAGDECYVDENYTEEIPLGPGLSWSDRDWYESLQTLKEIERRTDADVLYGHDKHRFESFCDGWNLSAGAE is encoded by the coding sequence ATGGTTGACGCGAGCGTCAGACTCCTGGACAGAGGCCGCGTCGTCGCGGACGCGGGGTTCGTCCTCGACGGTTACACGATGGGCACCGCGGCGGACCCGAACCCCGCCCACGAGATGCGGGAGTTCGTCGTCTGGAACGCCGTGGTGGACCACCCGGAGGGGACGTTCCTCTGGGACACGGGGTCGGACCCGCGCGCCGGAGAGGGCTACTGGCCCGACCCGTTGTACGCGGCGTTCGAACACGTCGACGCGGACGAACACGCCCTCTCGGACGACTTGGCCGCCGCGGGCTACGCCGTCTCCGACATCGACGCCGTCGTGATGAGCCACCTGCATCTGGACCACGCGGGCGGCCTCTCGGCGTTCGAAGGCACCGACGTGCCGATATACGTCCACGAGGAGGAGTTGAAGTTCGCGTACTACTCCGCGAAGACGGACCAAGGCTCTATCGCCTACCTCGCGTCGGACTTCGACCGCGACCTGAACTGGAACGTCGTCCACCGACGCCGCCACACCCTCGCGGCGGATTTCGAGTTGCTCCACTTACCGGGACACACGCCGGGCGTGCTCGGCGCGAGAATCGACCTACCCGAGGAGACGGTGCTCATCGCGGGCGACGAGTGTTACGTGGACGAAAATTACACAGAAGAGATACCGCTCGGGCCCGGTCTCTCGTGGTCCGACCGCGACTGGTACGAGAGTCTCCAGACGCTCAAGGAGATAGAGCGGCGAACCGACGCGGACGTGCTCTACGGGCACGACAAACACCGGTTCGAGTCGTTCTGCGACGGCTGGAACCTGTCTGCGGGCGCCGAGTGA
- a CDS encoding nascent polypeptide-associated complex protein codes for MFGGGGMNPRKMKQMMKQMGIDVTELDAEEVVIKTADEELVFSDAQVTRMDAQGQETYQIVGQPESRELGSGGDDTVAVESGAGGAAEADESASEGDAEIPDSDIEIVAQRAGVGKSEARDALEAENGDLAAAISRLE; via the coding sequence ATGTTTGGCGGAGGCGGCATGAACCCACGGAAGATGAAACAGATGATGAAACAGATGGGCATCGACGTCACGGAACTCGATGCGGAGGAGGTCGTCATCAAGACGGCCGACGAGGAACTCGTCTTCTCGGACGCGCAGGTGACGCGGATGGACGCCCAAGGCCAAGAGACCTACCAGATAGTCGGCCAACCCGAGTCGCGCGAACTCGGCTCCGGCGGCGACGATACGGTCGCAGTCGAGTCCGGCGCGGGCGGCGCGGCGGAGGCAGACGAGTCCGCCTCCGAGGGCGACGCCGAGATTCCAGACTCCGACATCGAAATCGTCGCTCAGCGCGCGGGCGTCGGCAAGAGCGAGGCGAGAGACGCACTCGAAGCCGAGAACGGCGACCTCGCGGCCGCTATCTCGCGACTCGAATAA
- a CDS encoding DUF7835 family putative zinc beta-ribbon protein, which produces MSKSKSGLTELTEYCDGCDARTPHEVSITLKTESAKQVNREFSREPYRATKCAHCGEETLQRMNDA; this is translated from the coding sequence ATGTCCAAAAGCAAATCGGGGCTCACCGAACTGACCGAGTACTGCGACGGGTGCGACGCCCGTACTCCCCACGAAGTCTCGATCACCCTCAAGACCGAGAGCGCAAAACAGGTCAACCGCGAGTTCTCGCGAGAGCCGTACCGGGCCACCAAGTGCGCCCACTGCGGCGAAGAGACGCTCCAGCGGATGAACGACGCCTGA
- a CDS encoding O-methyltransferase: MSDDAETIRRFVRGLAPEHDDIHAEMAAYADEHGFPIVGREAGGTLRLLARLTDADRVFEFGSGFGYSAYWFAKGAAPDARFVLTEYDGDELDMAREFFERAGLTDRTEFHEGDALAAVEQYPGPFDVVLVDHEKSRYADAFRAVRSKVARGGVVVADNVTHGPADVSALTRYVEGEPLDAPDESTEGIASYLDAVRADPEFETVLLPVGNGLAVSVRTGHTATES, translated from the coding sequence ATGAGCGACGACGCCGAGACGATTCGACGGTTCGTCCGGGGACTGGCCCCGGAACACGACGATATACACGCCGAGATGGCCGCGTACGCCGACGAACACGGCTTCCCCATCGTCGGCCGGGAGGCGGGCGGGACGCTCAGACTCCTCGCGCGCCTCACGGACGCCGACCGAGTGTTCGAGTTCGGGTCCGGGTTCGGCTACTCGGCGTACTGGTTCGCCAAAGGCGCCGCCCCGGACGCGCGGTTCGTCCTCACCGAGTACGACGGCGACGAACTCGACATGGCGCGGGAGTTCTTCGAACGCGCGGGCCTGACCGACCGAACGGAGTTCCACGAGGGCGACGCCCTCGCGGCCGTAGAACAGTACCCCGGACCGTTCGACGTCGTCCTCGTCGACCACGAGAAATCCCGGTACGCCGATGCGTTCCGAGCCGTCCGCTCGAAAGTCGCCCGCGGCGGCGTCGTCGTCGCCGACAACGTGACTCACGGTCCGGCGGACGTGTCGGCTCTCACCCGGTACGTCGAGGGGGAACCGCTCGACGCCCCCGACGAGTCGACGGAAGGGATCGCGTCGTATCTCGACGCCGTGCGGGCCGACCCGGAGTTCGAGACGGTTCTGCTTCCGGTCGGCAACGGACTCGCGGTCAGCGTCCGAACCGGCCACACCGCCACGGAGTCGTAA
- the mce gene encoding methylmalonyl-CoA epimerase: MELDHVGVASADAAGLAAMFEELFDAPLVHEEEFDGMSVLFLELGGSYFELLEPHEEGAIGRYLDEYGPGIHHVAVRTDSVADALDTAREVGVELIDENPRQGAWGHEVAFLHPKSTGGVLVEFVSH; encoded by the coding sequence ATGGAACTGGACCACGTGGGCGTCGCGTCCGCCGACGCCGCCGGGCTAGCAGCGATGTTCGAAGAACTGTTCGACGCGCCCCTCGTCCACGAGGAGGAGTTCGACGGGATGTCGGTGCTGTTTCTCGAACTGGGCGGAAGCTACTTCGAGTTGCTCGAACCCCACGAGGAGGGGGCGATAGGGCGGTATCTCGACGAGTACGGCCCCGGTATCCACCACGTCGCCGTCCGGACGGACAGCGTCGCGGACGCACTCGACACGGCCCGAGAGGTGGGCGTCGAACTGATAGACGAGAACCCGAGACAGGGCGCGTGGGGTCACGAGGTGGCGTTCCTCCATCCGAAATCGACGGGCGGCGTCCTCGTGGAGTTCGTCTCGCACTGA
- a CDS encoding acyl-CoA dehydrogenase family protein gives MDLLDDTVVPEHARDVKQEAREFADEHIAPNAQEYFESGEYPWEILEAGMDAGLVAQDISEEYGGRGFDLEQILAINEEFYRADAGIALTLMLASFGCEIVEQYGSEEQKDEYLRPVAANDQISGLAVSEPQTGSDMAGMTTEAEKTDDGYVLNGEKYWVGNAVEADWLTVYAKTGDSEDRYSNYSMFIVPTDADGYEAEHIPEKMGMRASKQGHIVFDDCEIPEENLVGTEGGGFYMLAEFFNHGRVVVGGHGLGLAAAAIEEAYDFVHDRESFGRNIADFQATQHTLAEMRMEFESARAVNWRAAEKVHEGEDAGFWAAICKTKSTETATDCAERGMQLHGGRSILTERRIARVYRDVRIPVIYEGANEIQRNLIYRQWT, from the coding sequence ATGGACCTTCTCGACGACACCGTCGTGCCGGAACACGCCCGAGACGTGAAACAGGAAGCGCGGGAGTTCGCAGACGAACACATCGCACCGAACGCACAGGAGTACTTCGAGAGCGGAGAGTACCCCTGGGAGATTCTGGAGGCGGGGATGGACGCGGGGTTGGTCGCCCAAGACATCAGCGAGGAGTACGGCGGACGCGGCTTCGACTTAGAGCAGATTCTCGCCATCAACGAGGAGTTCTACCGCGCCGACGCCGGTATCGCCCTGACTCTCATGCTCGCGTCGTTCGGGTGCGAGATAGTCGAGCAGTACGGCTCAGAAGAGCAGAAAGACGAGTATCTCCGACCCGTGGCCGCCAACGACCAGATTTCGGGGCTCGCCGTCTCCGAACCCCAGACCGGGTCGGACATGGCGGGGATGACGACGGAAGCCGAGAAGACGGACGACGGCTACGTTCTCAACGGCGAGAAGTACTGGGTCGGAAACGCCGTCGAAGCCGACTGGCTCACCGTCTACGCGAAGACGGGCGACAGCGAGGACCGCTACTCGAACTACTCCATGTTCATCGTCCCGACGGACGCCGACGGCTACGAGGCAGAACACATCCCGGAGAAGATGGGCATGCGCGCCTCGAAGCAGGGCCACATCGTCTTCGACGACTGCGAGATTCCCGAGGAGAACCTCGTCGGAACCGAGGGCGGCGGCTTCTACATGCTCGCGGAGTTCTTCAACCACGGGCGTGTCGTCGTCGGCGGCCACGGACTCGGACTCGCCGCGGCGGCCATCGAGGAGGCGTACGACTTCGTCCACGACAGGGAGTCGTTCGGACGCAACATCGCCGATTTCCAAGCGACCCAACACACCCTCGCGGAGATGCGCATGGAGTTCGAGTCCGCGCGCGCAGTCAACTGGCGGGCCGCAGAGAAGGTCCACGAGGGCGAGGACGCCGGGTTCTGGGCGGCCATCTGTAAGACCAAGTCCACCGAGACGGCGACGGACTGCGCCGAACGGGGGATGCAACTCCACGGCGGCCGGTCCATCCTGACGGAACGCCGCATCGCCCGCGTCTACCGCGACGTCCGCATCCCGGTCATCTACGAGGGCGCAAACGAGATTCAGCGCAACCTCATCTACCGGCAGTGGACCTGA
- a CDS encoding methyltransferase domain-containing protein translates to MYLLVHGDREYLRGPGEELQTDLGVLDVPEDVEPGETLETHLGEEFLVRGLRGPDLFNHLERTGAPMMPRDIGLVVGHTGAAAGDRVLDAGTGTGVLSAYLGRMGAEVTTYERDAEFADVARQNMEMAGVAETVDVRTGDLTAELDELDGGFDLLTLDTGDAADVVRRAPDLLVSGGYVAVYSPFVEQSREAALVAREVGLSDVETVETIQREMDFGERGSRPSTAGVGHTGYLTFARNE, encoded by the coding sequence GTGTACCTGCTCGTCCACGGGGACCGAGAGTACCTCCGCGGACCGGGAGAGGAACTCCAGACCGACCTCGGCGTCCTCGACGTCCCCGAAGACGTCGAACCCGGCGAGACGTTGGAGACGCATCTCGGCGAGGAGTTCCTCGTTCGCGGTCTGCGCGGCCCCGACCTGTTCAACCACCTCGAACGCACCGGCGCGCCGATGATGCCGCGCGACATCGGCCTCGTCGTCGGCCACACGGGCGCGGCCGCGGGTGACCGCGTCTTAGACGCCGGAACCGGTACGGGCGTCCTCTCGGCGTATCTCGGCCGGATGGGCGCGGAGGTGACGACGTACGAACGAGACGCCGAGTTCGCCGACGTGGCCCGACAGAACATGGAGATGGCCGGCGTCGCAGAGACCGTCGACGTTCGCACGGGCGACCTGACGGCGGAACTCGACGAACTCGACGGCGGGTTCGACCTCCTGACCCTCGACACCGGCGACGCCGCGGACGTCGTCCGGCGCGCGCCCGACCTCCTCGTCAGCGGAGGCTACGTCGCCGTCTACTCGCCGTTCGTCGAACAGAGCCGCGAGGCCGCTCTCGTCGCGCGGGAGGTCGGCCTCTCGGACGTGGAGACGGTCGAAACCATCCAACGCGAGATGGACTTCGGCGAACGCGGCTCTCGCCCGTCCACCGCGGGAGTCGGTCACACGGGCTATCTCACGTTCGCGCGAAACGAGTAG
- a CDS encoding acyl-CoA mutase large subunit family protein: MFDPDELERIRDAKAEWEEETLSPTLDRFGEREDEFTTDTQGQSVKRLYTPDDVSGHDYEDDIGFPGEEPYTRGVYPTMHRGRLWTMRQYAGFGTAAETNERYHYLIDNGQTGLSVAFDLPTQMGYDSDAEMAAGEVGKSGVAIDSLRDMETLFDGIPLDEVSTSMTINAPAAVLLAMYVAVGDQQGVPREELRGTIQNDIMKEYIARNLYIYPPEQSMRLITDVFEFCTAETPGFNTISISGYHIREAGSTAAQEIAFTLGNGIEYVQAALDAGLDVDDFAPQLSFFFNAHNNVLEEVAKFRAARRMWAKIMEERFGAENPKSKQLKFHTQTGGSTLTAQQVENNVVRVAYQAMAAVLGGTQSLHTNGKDEALSLPTEQSVRTALRTQQILAHESGVADTIDPLAGSYYVEALTDEVEEEAFEILEEVDDRGGMLDAVKSQWVQRQIQDVAYERQREIEEGERIIVGVNEFRVDEEPDPDVQEVAEEEENRQLDTLEAVRAERDDESVAAALDALRAAVDSDDNLVPYIVDAVKAYATVGEVSNVLREEFGEYHPSHA, encoded by the coding sequence ATGTTCGACCCGGACGAGTTAGAGCGCATACGCGACGCGAAAGCGGAGTGGGAAGAGGAGACGCTCTCGCCGACGCTGGACCGCTTCGGGGAACGAGAAGACGAGTTCACCACCGACACGCAGGGCCAGTCGGTGAAGCGACTGTACACGCCCGACGACGTCTCGGGCCACGACTACGAGGACGATATCGGATTCCCCGGCGAGGAACCGTACACCCGCGGCGTCTACCCGACGATGCACCGCGGCCGCCTGTGGACGATGCGGCAGTACGCCGGATTCGGCACCGCAGCGGAGACGAACGAGCGCTACCACTACCTCATCGACAACGGACAGACGGGGCTCTCGGTGGCGTTCGACCTGCCGACGCAGATGGGCTACGACTCCGACGCCGAGATGGCCGCAGGAGAGGTGGGAAAGTCGGGCGTGGCCATCGACTCGCTTCGGGACATGGAGACGCTGTTCGACGGCATCCCCTTAGACGAGGTGTCTACCTCGATGACCATCAACGCGCCCGCGGCGGTGCTCTTGGCGATGTACGTCGCCGTCGGCGACCAACAGGGCGTCCCCCGAGAGGAACTCCGCGGGACCATCCAAAACGACATCATGAAAGAGTACATCGCGCGGAACCTCTACATCTACCCGCCGGAGCAGTCGATGCGGCTCATCACGGACGTCTTCGAGTTCTGCACGGCGGAGACGCCGGGCTTCAACACCATCTCCATCTCGGGGTATCACATCCGCGAGGCGGGGTCGACCGCCGCCCAAGAGATAGCGTTCACGCTCGGAAACGGCATCGAGTACGTACAGGCGGCCCTCGACGCCGGACTCGACGTCGACGATTTCGCGCCGCAACTGTCGTTTTTCTTCAACGCGCACAACAACGTCTTAGAGGAGGTGGCGAAGTTCCGCGCCGCCCGCCGCATGTGGGCGAAGATAATGGAGGAGCGATTCGGCGCGGAGAACCCCAAATCCAAGCAACTGAAGTTCCACACCCAGACCGGCGGTTCGACGCTGACGGCCCAACAGGTCGAGAACAACGTCGTCCGCGTGGCGTACCAAGCGATGGCCGCCGTCCTCGGCGGCACCCAGAGCCTCCACACCAACGGGAAAGACGAGGCGCTCTCGCTCCCGACAGAACAGAGCGTCCGCACCGCGCTCCGCACCCAGCAGATTCTCGCCCACGAGTCGGGCGTCGCGGACACCATCGACCCACTCGCCGGGAGTTACTACGTCGAAGCGCTCACGGACGAAGTCGAAGAGGAGGCGTTCGAGATTCTAGAGGAGGTGGACGACCGCGGCGGCATGCTCGACGCGGTGAAGTCCCAGTGGGTCCAACGGCAGATTCAGGACGTCGCCTACGAACGCCAACGCGAGATAGAGGAGGGGGAGCGAATCATCGTCGGCGTCAACGAGTTCCGCGTCGACGAGGAACCGGACCCGGACGTCCAAGAGGTGGCCGAGGAGGAGGAAAACCGGCAACTCGACACGCTCGAAGCGGTGAGAGCCGAACGCGACGACGAGTCGGTGGCGGCGGCCCTTGACGCCCTCCGGGCGGCGGTCGACAGCGACGACAACCTCGTCCCCTACATCGTGGACGCGGTGAAGGCGTACGCGACCGTCGGTGAGGTGTCGAACGTCCTCCGCGAGGAGTTCGGCGAGTACCACCCGAGTCACGCCTGA
- a CDS encoding DUF6517 family protein, with protein sequence MPSSDLPSPTVPVPEGWRVASDELTTPFDVRVVSVRAHTVVLADDALRERVEERVEANADADADATWRFFFASRLRLAPAAPPSRAMTRIVANRANAGFADTLRERGFDAVRAADSRRWSVREETADLTRYEARVAVGDVCVDVEAYFAVWSDGSDFLAAGGAYPRAVASGPDAVAACFEPERFREELFEMIRATR encoded by the coding sequence ATGCCTTCGTCGGACCTCCCGTCGCCGACGGTGCCCGTGCCCGAGGGATGGCGCGTCGCCTCCGACGAACTGACGACGCCGTTCGACGTTCGCGTCGTCTCCGTCCGCGCGCACACGGTAGTCCTCGCCGACGACGCACTCCGAGAACGGGTCGAAGAGAGGGTCGAAGCGAACGCGGACGCGGATGCGGACGCCACGTGGCGCTTTTTCTTCGCGAGTCGCCTCCGCCTCGCCCCCGCCGCGCCGCCCTCGCGGGCGATGACGAGAATCGTCGCGAACCGAGCGAACGCCGGGTTCGCCGATACCCTCCGCGAGAGGGGGTTCGACGCCGTCCGCGCCGCCGACTCCCGCCGGTGGTCGGTTCGAGAGGAGACGGCCGACCTGACGAGATACGAGGCGCGCGTCGCCGTCGGCGACGTGTGCGTCGATGTCGAGGCGTACTTCGCGGTGTGGTCCGACGGGAGCGACTTTCTCGCGGCCGGGGGCGCGTACCCGCGGGCCGTCGCGTCCGGACCCGACGCGGTTGCGGCCTGTTTCGAACCGGAACGGTTCAGAGAAGAACTGTTCGAGATGATACGCGCGACGCGGTAG